In a single window of the Pseudomonas entomophila genome:
- the rpoC gene encoding DNA-directed RNA polymerase subunit beta' — protein MKDLLNLLKNQGQVEEFDAIRIGLASPEMIRSWSFGEVKKPETINYRTFKPERDGLFCAKIFGPVKDYECLCGKYKRLKHRGVICEKCGVEVALAKVRRERMAHIELASPVAHIWFLKSLPSRIGLLMDMTLRDIERVLYFESYVVIDPGMTTLEKGQLLNDEQYFEALEEFGDDFDARMGAEAVRELLHAIDLEHEIGRLREEIPQTNSETKIKKLSKRLKLMEAFQGSGNLPEWMVLTVLPVLPPDLRPLVPLDGGRFATSDLNDLYRRVINRNNRLKRLLDLSAPDIIVRNEKRMLQEAVDALLDNGRRGRAITGSNKRPLKSLADMIKGKQGRFRQNLLGKRVDYSGRSVITVGPTLRLHQCGLPKKMALELFKPFIFGKLEMRGLATTIKAAKKMVERELPEVWDVLAEVIREHPVLLNRAPTLHRLGIQAFEPVLIEGKAIQLHPLVCAAYNADFDGDQMAVHVPLTLEAQLEARALMMSTNNILSPANGEPIIVPSQDVVLGLYYMTREAINAKGEGRVFADLQEVDRVFRAGEAALHAKIKVRINETVKDRDGSITKNTRIVDTTVGRALLFQVVPAGLPYDVVNQPMKKKAISKLINQCYRVVGLKETVIFADQLMYTGFAYSTISGVSIGVNDFVIPDEKARIIGTATDEVKEIESQYASGLVTQGEKYNKVIDLWSKANDEVSKAMMANLSKEKVIDRNGDEVEQESFNSMYMMADSGARGSAAQIRQLAGMRGLMAKPDGSIIETPITANFREGLSVLQYFISTHGARKGLADTALKTANSGYLTRRLVDVAQDLVVTEIDCGTEQGLLMTPHIEGGDVVEPLGERVLGRVIARDVFKPGTEDVIVPAGTLVDEQWVEFIELNSIDEVIVRSPINCETRYGICAKCYGRDLARGHQVNIGEAVGVIAAQSIGEPGTQLTMRTFHIGGAASRTSAADSVQVKNGGMVRLHNLKQVVRADGNLVAVSRSGELAIADEFGRERERYKLPYGAVISVKEGEKVEAGAIVAKWDPHTHPIVTELKGTVTFVGMEENITIKRQTDELTGLTNIEVMDVKDRPAAGKEIRPAIKMVDANGKDLYLPGTDVPAQYFLPANALVGVADGAQIGVGDVIARIPQETSKTRDITGGLPRVADLFEARRPKEASILAEVSGTIAFGKETKGKRRLVITPTDGSDPYEELIPKWRHLNVFEGEQVNRGEVISDGPSDPHDILRLLGVSALAKYIVNEIQDVYRLQGVKINDKHIETILRQMLRKVEIAESGDSSFIKGDQMELTQVLVENERLAAEDKFISKYTRVLLGITKASLSTESFISAASFQETTRVLTEAAVTGKRDYLRGLKENVVVGRLIPAGTGLAYHSERKRRRDADKPLRVSASEVEAALTEALNSSGN, from the coding sequence TTGAAAGACCTACTGAATTTGCTGAAAAACCAGGGTCAAGTCGAAGAGTTCGACGCCATCCGCATCGGTCTGGCGTCGCCTGAAATGATCCGTTCGTGGTCGTTCGGTGAAGTCAAAAAGCCGGAAACCATCAACTACCGTACGTTCAAGCCTGAGCGTGACGGCCTGTTCTGCGCCAAGATCTTTGGCCCAGTCAAGGACTACGAGTGCCTGTGCGGTAAGTACAAGCGCCTGAAGCACCGTGGCGTGATCTGCGAGAAGTGCGGCGTTGAAGTCGCCCTGGCCAAGGTTCGTCGTGAGCGCATGGCGCACATCGAACTGGCCTCGCCGGTTGCCCACATCTGGTTCCTGAAGTCGCTGCCGTCCCGTATCGGCCTGCTGATGGACATGACCCTGCGTGATATCGAGCGCGTGCTCTACTTCGAGAGCTACGTCGTTATCGACCCGGGTATGACCACCCTGGAAAAGGGCCAGCTGCTGAACGATGAGCAGTACTTCGAAGCGCTGGAAGAGTTCGGTGACGACTTCGACGCCCGCATGGGTGCCGAGGCTGTCCGCGAACTGCTGCACGCTATCGACCTGGAACACGAGATCGGCCGCCTGCGCGAAGAGATTCCGCAGACCAACTCGGAAACCAAGATCAAGAAGCTGTCCAAGCGCCTGAAGCTGATGGAAGCTTTCCAGGGCTCGGGCAACCTGCCTGAGTGGATGGTCCTGACCGTCCTGCCAGTACTGCCGCCGGACCTGCGTCCGCTGGTACCGCTGGATGGTGGCCGCTTCGCGACCTCCGACCTGAACGACCTGTATCGTCGGGTGATCAACCGTAACAACCGTCTGAAGCGCCTGCTCGATCTGTCGGCGCCGGACATCATTGTGCGCAACGAAAAGCGCATGCTGCAGGAAGCGGTCGACGCCCTGCTCGACAACGGCCGTCGCGGTCGCGCCATCACTGGCTCGAACAAGCGTCCGCTGAAGTCGCTGGCTGACATGATCAAAGGTAAGCAAGGTCGTTTCCGTCAGAACCTGCTCGGTAAGCGTGTGGACTACTCCGGCCGTTCGGTAATTACCGTAGGCCCGACCCTGCGTCTGCACCAGTGCGGTCTCCCCAAGAAAATGGCCCTCGAGCTGTTCAAGCCGTTCATTTTCGGCAAGCTGGAAATGCGTGGTCTGGCGACCACCATCAAGGCTGCCAAGAAGATGGTCGAGCGCGAGCTGCCAGAGGTGTGGGACGTTCTCGCTGAAGTGATTCGCGAACACCCCGTGCTGCTCAACCGTGCACCGACCCTGCACCGTCTGGGTATCCAGGCGTTCGAGCCGGTTCTGATCGAAGGTAAGGCCATCCAGCTGCACCCTCTGGTCTGCGCCGCGTACAACGCCGACTTCGACGGTGACCAGATGGCTGTGCACGTGCCGCTGACGCTGGAAGCCCAGCTGGAAGCGCGCGCGCTGATGATGTCGACCAACAACATCCTGTCGCCAGCCAACGGTGAGCCAATCATCGTTCCGTCGCAGGACGTTGTACTGGGTCTGTACTACATGACCCGCGAAGCCATCAACGCCAAGGGCGAAGGTCGCGTGTTTGCCGACCTGCAGGAAGTCGACCGCGTATTCCGCGCCGGCGAAGCCGCCCTGCACGCGAAAATCAAGGTCCGTATCAACGAGACCGTGAAAGATCGCGATGGCAGCATCACCAAGAACACCCGCATTGTCGACACCACTGTCGGCCGCGCGCTGCTGTTCCAGGTTGTACCGGCAGGCCTGCCGTACGATGTGGTCAACCAGCCGATGAAGAAAAAGGCGATCTCCAAGCTGATCAACCAGTGCTACCGCGTGGTTGGTCTGAAAGAGACCGTGATCTTCGCCGACCAGTTGATGTACACCGGTTTCGCCTACTCGACCATTTCCGGCGTTTCGATCGGTGTTAACGACTTCGTTATCCCGGACGAGAAAGCCCGCATCATCGGTACCGCTACCGACGAAGTGAAGGAAATCGAGAGCCAGTACGCCTCCGGCCTGGTAACCCAGGGCGAGAAGTACAACAAGGTCATCGACTTGTGGTCCAAGGCGAACGACGAAGTCTCCAAGGCGATGATGGCCAACCTCTCGAAAGAGAAGGTCATCGACCGCAATGGCGACGAAGTCGAGCAAGAGTCCTTCAACTCGATGTACATGATGGCCGACTCCGGTGCTCGTGGTTCCGCGGCTCAGATCCGTCAGCTGGCCGGTATGCGTGGCCTGATGGCCAAGCCGGACGGCTCGATCATCGAGACGCCGATCACCGCGAACTTCCGTGAAGGTCTGAGCGTACTGCAGTACTTCATCTCGACCCACGGTGCTCGTAAGGGTCTGGCGGATACCGCGTTGAAGACTGCGAACTCCGGTTACCTGACTCGCCGTCTGGTGGACGTTGCCCAGGATCTGGTCGTGACCGAGATCGACTGTGGCACCGAACAGGGCCTGTTGATGACCCCGCACATCGAAGGCGGCGACGTTGTCGAGCCGCTGGGTGAGCGTGTACTGGGTCGTGTCATCGCCCGTGACGTGTTCAAGCCAGGCACCGAGGACGTCATCGTTCCGGCCGGCACTCTGGTCGACGAGCAGTGGGTCGAGTTCATCGAGCTGAACAGCATCGACGAAGTGATCGTGCGTTCGCCGATCAACTGCGAAACCCGCTATGGCATCTGCGCCAAATGCTACGGTCGCGACCTGGCTCGCGGTCACCAGGTGAACATCGGTGAGGCTGTTGGCGTTATCGCTGCACAGTCGATCGGTGAGCCGGGTACCCAGCTGACCATGCGTACGTTCCACATCGGTGGTGCTGCAAGCCGTACCTCGGCTGCCGACAGCGTCCAGGTGAAGAACGGCGGTATGGTGCGTCTGCACAACCTGAAGCAGGTCGTGCGCGCCGACGGTAACCTGGTTGCCGTATCGCGTTCCGGCGAGCTGGCCATTGCCGACGAATTCGGTCGTGAGCGTGAGCGTTACAAGCTGCCTTACGGTGCGGTGATTTCGGTCAAGGAAGGTGAGAAGGTCGAAGCTGGCGCCATCGTCGCCAAGTGGGACCCGCACACCCACCCGATCGTTACCGAACTGAAAGGTACCGTGACCTTCGTGGGCATGGAAGAAAACATCACCATCAAGCGCCAGACCGATGAACTGACCGGCCTGACCAACATTGAAGTGATGGATGTCAAGGATCGCCCTGCCGCTGGCAAGGAAATCCGTCCGGCGATCAAGATGGTCGACGCCAATGGCAAGGACCTGTACCTGCCAGGTACCGACGTACCGGCTCAGTACTTCCTGCCGGCCAACGCCCTTGTCGGTGTGGCTGACGGTGCCCAGATCGGTGTCGGTGACGTTATCGCGCGTATCCCGCAAGAAACGTCGAAGACCCGTGACATCACCGGTGGTCTGCCACGCGTTGCCGACCTGTTCGAAGCGCGTCGTCCGAAAGAAGCCTCGATCCTGGCTGAAGTCAGCGGCACCATCGCGTTCGGTAAAGAGACCAAGGGCAAGCGTCGTCTGGTCATTACTCCGACCGACGGTAGCGATCCGTACGAAGAGCTGATTCCGAAGTGGCGCCACCTGAACGTCTTCGAAGGCGAACAGGTAAACCGCGGCGAAGTTATCTCCGACGGCCCGAGCGATCCGCACGACATCCTGCGTCTGCTGGGTGTGAGCGCGCTGGCGAAGTACATCGTCAACGAGATCCAGGACGTTTACCGCCTGCAAGGCGTTAAGATCAACGACAAGCACATCGAGACCATCCTGCGTCAGATGCTGCGCAAGGTCGAGATCGCCGAGTCGGGTGACTCCAGCTTCATCAAGGGCGACCAGATGGAACTGACTCAGGTGCTGGTCGAGAACGAGCGTCTCGCCGCCGAAGACA